In Bradyrhizobium sp. CCBAU 051011, the following are encoded in one genomic region:
- a CDS encoding fumarylacetoacetate hydrolase family protein: MRLVTYRSTVEAAARLGAVVGDLVLDVEKAGQHAGLALPSSMLDFIDLGPAALAALKKILNEGKNNWPVGAALPLANVRLLAPIPRPRKNIFGIGLNYVEHVAESSRALDTAKDLPKQPIIFSKPPTSVIGPDEAIHHNKAITQQLDWEVELAVVMGRTARRVSEADALDFVFGYSVMIDVSARDNRRAGQWIYSKGQDTYAPFGPCIVTADEITDPHALDLWLTVNGVEKQRSNTRHMLFKVPLLIADISAAMTLEPGDIIATGTPEGVGAGRSPQEWLWPGDVVEAEVTGIGRLRHPVVAI, from the coding sequence GTGCGTCTTGTTACTTATCGCAGCACCGTTGAAGCCGCCGCGCGTCTTGGCGCTGTCGTTGGTGATCTCGTTTTGGACGTCGAGAAGGCCGGGCAGCATGCCGGGCTTGCGCTTCCTTCGTCGATGCTCGATTTCATCGATCTCGGGCCGGCCGCACTGGCCGCGCTCAAAAAGATACTGAACGAAGGCAAGAATAACTGGCCCGTCGGCGCCGCCTTGCCGCTCGCGAACGTCAGGCTGCTGGCGCCGATACCGCGTCCGCGCAAGAACATTTTTGGCATCGGTCTGAACTATGTCGAGCACGTCGCGGAATCATCGCGCGCCCTCGATACCGCGAAGGACCTGCCGAAGCAGCCCATCATCTTCTCGAAGCCGCCGACCAGCGTCATCGGGCCGGATGAAGCCATTCATCACAACAAGGCGATCACGCAGCAGCTCGACTGGGAGGTCGAGCTTGCAGTCGTGATGGGGCGAACCGCGCGGAGGGTATCGGAGGCGGACGCACTCGACTTTGTGTTCGGATACAGTGTGATGATCGACGTCAGCGCCCGCGACAATCGCCGCGCCGGTCAATGGATCTACTCCAAGGGACAGGACACCTACGCGCCGTTCGGGCCGTGCATCGTCACCGCAGACGAAATCACCGATCCACACGCGCTCGATCTCTGGCTGACGGTGAACGGCGTCGAGAAGCAGCGCTCCAACACGCGCCACATGCTGTTCAAGGTGCCGCTGCTGATCGCCGACATTTCGGCCGCGATGACGCTGGAGCCGGGAGACATCATCGCGACGGGCACGCCCGAAGGCGTCGGCGCGGGGCGCTCTCCGCAGGAATGGCTGTGGCCGGGCGATGTGGTGGAAGCCGAAGTGACCGGCATCGGCCGGCTGCGTCATCCCGTGGTGGCGATCTGA
- a CDS encoding flavin reductase family protein: MIFDMETLEAQNRYKILTATVTPRPIAWITTLSASGVINAAPFSFFNVMGHEPPTVAIGLLAGSERFKDTAANILDTGEFVVNLVAESNAEAMNITCIDAPPDIDELKLAGLTPAASQAVRPPRIAESPVSFECRVLTSLVTGPRQTAVIGRVLRAHVDDAVILDKERCHIDTQALHLIARMHGSGWYARSTDLFQIDRPTWAAWQDKNAKAEPA; this comes from the coding sequence ATGATCTTCGACATGGAGACGCTGGAAGCGCAGAACCGCTACAAGATCCTGACGGCCACGGTGACGCCGCGGCCGATCGCCTGGATCACCACGCTCTCCGCGAGCGGCGTGATCAACGCTGCGCCTTTCAGCTTCTTCAACGTGATGGGACATGAACCGCCCACCGTCGCGATCGGGCTTCTGGCGGGCTCGGAACGCTTCAAGGACACGGCGGCAAATATCCTCGACACCGGGGAATTCGTCGTGAACCTCGTCGCCGAAAGCAACGCCGAGGCCATGAACATCACCTGCATCGATGCGCCGCCGGACATCGACGAACTGAAGCTCGCCGGATTGACGCCGGCCGCCTCGCAGGCGGTGCGCCCGCCGCGTATCGCGGAATCGCCGGTGTCGTTCGAATGCCGCGTCCTCACGTCGCTGGTGACAGGGCCGCGGCAGACCGCCGTCATCGGCCGCGTGCTCCGTGCCCATGTCGACGATGCCGTGATCCTGGACAAGGAACGCTGCCACATCGATACGCAGGCGCTGCACCTGATCGCCCGTATGCATGGCAGCGGCTGGTATGCGCGCTCCACCGACCTGTTCCAGATCGATCGGCCGACCTGGGCAGCGTGGCAGGACAAGAACGCCAAGGCGGAACCTGCGTGA